CTCGCGTGGGAAACCCGACTAACTAGCAGGTGAATGCCgctaattttaaacattttgaacaacCACATTAccgagtaaaaatataaatcccatttagtatttacgattataatataatgtccattATATAAACGGTAACACACCAGTGAAAATAGGAGTTAAAATACCTGTGGTGAATGGATGGGTCAGAGAAGGGCGAGACCTTTCCTGGGTGGCAATcaaacccccctccccccccacaaaaaaaaactagattAAGGTTTGGTAATATGgccttaaatttcaaaattaataagcTTCATCATCTGATAATAAGTAAatcagttttacattttttattaggaataaaaaataatattctatttatcaaataattaaataactaggtaggtaatatgaaattgtatttagtaatttaaaaatataattttattactaataatactttttataaatttttattttttcgtcatgaaaatcaaaaaacttaatacaatatcagaaacttaaataaaaatgtttattttatgctccgcaatttataatgtacctaagttGGATCAAATTTCGAAGGTCATGCTTATTAGTTATCAGGATTCCGCTTAATGACGCTGCTCTACAGACGTTGTTTGAGGTTATagaattttagtatattatactaaattaaaatagctTTTGAGCATATAAACTAACTAGTTTAActcaaagaaaataatatagtccatttaaataatactttctAACCTAATTCCGTCAAAATCAGTGTGACCACATTCGCCAACCATtagatactttttttattaaaattggtaTTCCTAACGCTAATTTTTCGATAGTTATCCGCTATAGGTTTGTGGCAGTGCGGTCGCCCGACCAATGAAAACCGCTTAATTTgtttgtacattgtacctactctGAACCACGGATTTTCAATGTCGTTATTCGTGCGCCATCATAGACTCATAACGTTTTACTGGTTTGCCTATATCGTATTTGCGATCACACGtctattgtcaataatatttttatcgttgaaaatcatttttactCGTGAGttctattaattgttatagtgAACTCGGGCAGTTCATCGTTTTATCGGTACTTATTCTTAAGCAGTGTATTGAGTGATCATTTCGAGTGTTCGTTAACATACGCGTGGAAAGCACTCTACTGTACGTTTGGAGCGGACGTCGTCGGACAACGAGAAAATGTACGAACTACCTAGCCTGGTGAAAATGGCGTACAATGCGTGCAACGACATCGAACGTAACAGGTTTGACTTGCTGAACTCACCCGACATTGACATGCGAAATTGTTGCCAGTCGCTGTTAGAATTATTCAAAGTCGACAAAGACCAAGACGAGCGCAACGATAGGCAGACAATGTTTAGGCGGTCTCGGTTCGCCGTCAATGACGATATGTTTAAACACATATGCGAGAAGGCAGCGTTCAACGGACACATCGATTGTCTGAAACTAGCACACGAGATTGGCGTCCCTTGGGACACCGTGCCTGGATTGGCCGATTTCAGAGGTAAAGCGTGTGATCTGGCGGCGAAAGCCGGCAATCTGGAATGTCTAAGGTACGCCTTTGAGAACGGGTGCCCTTGGGACGAGGATACATGCAGCTGCGCCGCGTTGAACGGTCACCTGGAATGTCTAAGGTATGCCTTTGAGAACGGGTGCCCTTGGGACGAGGATACATGCAGGTCCGCCGCGTTGAACGGTCACCTGCAGTGCCTAGCTTACGCACGGCAAAACGGGTGCCCTTGGGACCAGTATACGTGCAGCATCGCCGCGTTGAACGGTCACCTGGAGTGCCTGAAATACGctcgggaaaacgggtgccatTGGAGCAGGAAGACATGCAGTAACGCCGCGTTGAACGGTCACCTGCAGTGCCTAGCCTACGCCTTTGAGAACGGGTGTCCCTTTGACGAGGAGACGTGCAGCAACGCCGCGTTGAACGGTCACCTTGAGTGCCTGgcttacgcacgggaaaacgggtgcaaTTGGGGCAAGGAGACGTGCACGAAAGCCGCGTTGAACGGTCACCTGCAGTGTCTAGCTTACGCCTTTGAGAACGGGTGCCCTTGGGACGAGGAGACGTGCGGCAGCGCCGCGTGGAATGGCCACCTGGAATGTCTAAGGTATGCCTTTGAGAACGGGTGCCCTTGGGACGAGGATACATGCTGGATTGCCGCGTTAAACGGTCACCTTGAGTGCCTCacttacgcacgggaaaacgggtgcccttggGACCAGCATACGTGCAGCTACGCCGCGTTGAATGGTCACCTGCAGTGCCTAGCTTACGCCTTTGAGAACGGGTGTCCGTTTGACGAGAATACGTGTACAGACGCCGCGTTGAATGGTCACCTGGAGTGCCTGAAATACGCTCGGGAAAACGAGTGCCATTGGAACAAGAAGACATGCCACTCCGCCGCGTTGAACGGTCACCTGCAGTGCCTAGCTTACGCCTTTGAGAACGGGTGCCCTTGGGACGAGGATACATGCAGCTCCGCCGCGTTTAACGGTCACCTGGAGTGCCTGAAATACGCACGGGATAATGGGTGCCCCTGGGACGAGAATACTTGCAGCTCCGCCGCGTTTAACGGTCACCTGGAGTGCCTGAAATACGCACGGGATAATGGGTGCCCCTGGGACGAGAATACTTGCAGGGTGGCCACGAATAACGGTCACCTGGAGTGCCTGGCTTACGCACAGGAAAACGAGTGCCCCCTCTGACAAGGATATGTGaagcaatttaatttttttaaattgtaaatcaaatgtttaataattaatatttttttaaagttgtacaataaattatttttttttaaatgtatttacttgtTATTATCTTTGATAGTTTGACGCATAGGTACCttcattttaatcaaaaaatacttgTGTGTGTCACTgcacacaagtacacaacgtaattgaatttacttaaaataataggtagataACTCGTATCTACTACCTATTTAACTTTGgttggaattaaaataataaaatcgtaccTGACTGGATGGTTTTCGTGTAATGGTAAATTTCAatttcagataataatatatttttaaaaacaataagtt
This is a stretch of genomic DNA from Acyrthosiphon pisum isolate AL4f chromosome A3, pea_aphid_22Mar2018_4r6ur, whole genome shotgun sequence. It encodes these proteins:
- the LOC100165335 gene encoding uncharacterized protein LOC100165335, with protein sequence MYELPSLVKMAYNACNDIERNRFDLLNSPDIDMRNCCQSLLELFKVDKDQDERNDRQTMFRRSRFAVNDDMFKHICEKAAFNGHIDCLKLAHEIGVPWDTVPGLADFRGKACDLAAKAGNLECLRYAFENGCPWDEDTCSCAALNGHLECLRYAFENGCPWDEDTCRSAALNGHLQCLAYARQNGCPWDQYTCSIAALNGHLECLKYARENGCHWSRKTCSNAALNGHLQCLAYAFENGCPFDEETCSNAALNGHLECLAYARENGCNWGKETCTKAALNGHLQCLAYAFENGCPWDEETCGSAAWNGHLECLRYAFENGCPWDEDTCWIAALNGHLECLTYARENGCPWDQHTCSYAALNGHLQCLAYAFENGCPFDENTCTDAALNGHLECLKYARENECHWNKKTCHSAALNGHLQCLAYAFENGCPWDEDTCSSAAFNGHLECLKYARDNGCPWDENTCSSAAFNGHLECLKYARDNGCPWDENTCRVATNNGHLECLAYAQENECPL